One part of the Rutidosis leptorrhynchoides isolate AG116_Rl617_1_P2 chromosome 1, CSIRO_AGI_Rlap_v1, whole genome shotgun sequence genome encodes these proteins:
- the LOC139871868 gene encoding uncharacterized protein — MENNFYGDLADIFRPGYVSSIDPPGIVSDWQYFDQPDHESQMIQKSTIIEDHDEGFRQPCFTNLLLDPLINHEGTSSTPCYFGTTTSLDNDQQKSTTTTRSIPLGFDQNNGNIFSKMVQILPNVANSTDHTTTSNYEMVTCSSNSSSAPKRGLQEASTSTTLQISSPRNPAIKRRKSQAKKVVHIPAPAPANSRSTGEVVPSDLWAWRKYGQKPIKGSPYPRGYYRCSSSKGCSARKQVERSRTDPNMLVITYTSEHNHPWPTQRNALAGSTRTPQPPKTEPQTQQQTTTEDEGSTIVLGQLNAQVKNELQVLDASIPQGYRPELPGRGGGGNEQTSDFFLGLGEIEGDPISILLNQGFLNGDEEAENYNKDLDPFG, encoded by the exons ATGGAGAATAATTTTTATGGCGATTTGGCGGATATATTCCGGCCAGGCTATGTTAGTTCGATCGATCCTCCGGGGATTGTTTCAGATTGGCAATACTTTGATCAACCTGATCACGAATCACAAATGATCCAAAAGTCAACAATAATTGAGGATCATGATGAAGGTTTTCGTCAACCCTGCTTTACAAATCTTTTATTAGATCCACTTATTAATCATGAAGGAACATCATCAACTCCATGTTATTTTGGAACAACAACAAGTTTGGATAATGATCAACAAAAATCAACTACAACAACAAGATCAATACCATTAGGGTTTGATCAAAACAATGGTAACATATTTTCAAAGATGGTGCAAATATTACCAAATGTTGCAAATTCAACTGATCATACAACAACATCAAATTATGAAATGGTAACATGTTCTTCAAATTCTTCTTCTGCACCTAAACGTGGGTTACAAGAAGCTTCTACTAGCACAACCTTACAGATCTCATCACCACGAAATCCGGCCATCAAAAGAAG GAAGAGCCAAGCAAAGAAAGTGGTGCACATACCTGCACCAGCACCTGCAAATAGTAGATCCACCGGTGAAGTGGTTCCATCGGATTTATGGGCTTGGAGAAAATATGGTCAAAAGCCCATTAAAGGATCTCCATATCCAAG AGGTTACTACAGATGTAGCAGTTCAAAGGGTTGCTCAGCAAGAAAACAAGTAGAAAGAAGTAGAACAGATCCTAACATGCTAGTAATCACCTACACTTCTGAACATAATCATCCATGGCCCACTCAAAGAAACGCTTTAGCCGGGTCAACCAGAACACCACAACCACCAAAAACGGAACCACAAACGCAACAACAAACCACCACAGAAGATGAAGGGTCAACAATAGTGTTAGGGCAACTTAATGCTCAAGTGAAAAATGAATTACAAGTATTAGATGCTAGTATTCCTCAAGGGTATCGGCCCGAGTTACCGGGCCGTGGTGGTGGTGGCAACGAACAAACGAGCGACTTCTTTTTGGGGTTAGGAGAGATAGAGGGTGATCCTATAAGCATATTGTTGAATCAAGGTTTCTTGAATGGTGATGAAGAAGCGGAAAATTATAACAAGGATTTAGACCCTTTTGGTTAA